The following proteins are co-located in the Chryseobacterium daecheongense genome:
- the mqo gene encoding malate dehydrogenase (quinone) has product MSHSLISRTPKPKYDVVLIGGGIMSATLATLLHEFDPDLEIAIFERLGRFAKESTAAWNNAGTGHSAFCELNYTPEKEDGTIDISKAESIAEQFEISKQFWSYLLQKGYIKDPKDFINSCPHMSLVFGDKDAEYLRKRHDKMVESVLFKGMEYSMDHEKLREWIPLVMSKRNASEVMAATKMDLGTDVNFGSLTRKMGRHLLEDSNVEVFLYHEVKDIDPRENGQWEMKVKDRIHNHKQEVVADFVFIGAGGYALPLLDSSDIKESEGYGGFPVSGEWLVTHNPELVEKHQAKVYTQATVDAPPMSVPHLDLRIIDGKKALLFGPFAGFSTKFLKEGSYLDLPESVNTKNIRSLFGAWWHNIPLTKYLIQQVAMTKAQRMQHLREFVKDANEADWELKVAGQRVQVIKKDEKEGGKLEFGTEVVVNKSGTIASLLGASPGASTAVYAMLNVLEKCFGEKLHGEWKDKLVEMIPSYGQKLADNPELTDKVRAYTKEKLELHY; this is encoded by the coding sequence ATGTCACATTCGCTTATAAGCAGAACGCCAAAACCAAAATATGACGTTGTACTCATTGGGGGTGGTATCATGAGTGCCACTTTAGCCACATTACTCCACGAATTTGATCCCGATCTGGAGATCGCAATTTTTGAAAGGCTTGGCAGGTTTGCCAAAGAAAGTACAGCAGCCTGGAATAATGCCGGAACAGGGCATTCAGCATTTTGCGAATTGAATTATACTCCGGAAAAAGAAGATGGGACCATTGATATTTCAAAGGCAGAAAGTATTGCAGAACAATTTGAAATTTCCAAACAATTTTGGTCCTATTTACTTCAAAAGGGATATATCAAAGATCCAAAAGATTTTATCAATTCATGTCCTCACATGAGTCTGGTATTTGGAGATAAGGACGCAGAATACCTGAGAAAGCGCCATGATAAGATGGTGGAATCCGTTTTATTTAAAGGAATGGAGTATTCTATGGATCATGAAAAACTGCGGGAATGGATTCCATTAGTGATGAGCAAGAGAAATGCTTCTGAAGTAATGGCAGCAACCAAAATGGATCTGGGAACGGATGTTAATTTTGGTTCCCTTACCCGAAAAATGGGAAGGCATTTATTAGAAGATTCCAATGTGGAGGTTTTTTTATATCATGAAGTAAAAGATATTGATCCCAGAGAAAATGGACAATGGGAAATGAAGGTTAAAGACAGGATTCACAATCACAAACAAGAAGTAGTTGCAGATTTTGTATTCATCGGTGCCGGAGGTTATGCGCTTCCGTTACTTGATAGTTCAGATATTAAGGAAAGTGAAGGGTATGGAGGTTTTCCTGTTTCGGGTGAATGGCTGGTAACGCATAATCCTGAGCTGGTAGAAAAACATCAGGCTAAAGTATACACACAGGCTACAGTAGATGCTCCGCCAATGTCTGTTCCTCACCTTGACCTTAGAATTATTGACGGTAAAAAAGCACTCCTGTTTGGACCTTTCGCCGGCTTTTCAACCAAGTTTTTAAAAGAGGGTAGTTATCTTGACCTTCCTGAAAGTGTGAATACAAAAAACATACGATCCCTTTTTGGGGCCTGGTGGCATAATATTCCTTTGACAAAATATCTTATTCAGCAGGTAGCCATGACGAAAGCCCAGAGGATGCAGCATTTAAGAGAGTTTGTTAAAGATGCCAATGAAGCAGATTGGGAATTAAAGGTAGCCGGACAAAGAGTTCAGGTTATTAAAAAAGATGAAAAGGAAGGCGGAAAACTGGAATTCGGAACCGAAGTGGTTGTTAATAAGAGTGGAACCATTGCCTCTTTACTGGGAGCTTCACCGGGTGCTTCTACTGCTGTTTATGCTATGCTTAATGTTCTTGAGAAGTGCTTCGGTGAAAAACTTCACGGGGAGTGGAAAGACAAATTAGTGGAAATGATCCCTTCTTACGGACAAAAACTTGCAGATAATCCTGAACTTACAGATAAAGTGAGAGCTTATACGAAAGAGAAGCTGGAGCTGCATTATTAG
- a CDS encoding NAD(P)-binding domain-containing protein, which translates to MAGKIWYKTKIAVIGAGQAGLSTAYHLKKMGLEIGRDFIILDAAPSAGGAWQSRWDSLTLSTVNRIHDLPGMSFEETIQGDEKEVRANIAVPHYYDLYEKEFGLQVYRPVKVEKVSLNGERFYIDTSSVSFSALGIINATGTWENPYIPEYPGAKLFKGEQLHTRNFKNAEYFRGKHVIIVGGGISAIQLLDQISKVTTTTWVTRRPPEFREGPFDDMAGSLAVAMVDKRVRSGLLPTSVVSVTGLPVTDEIKNMEKRGVLKRFPMFSEITEEGVKWEDGRQEKADVILWNTGFRWSLSHLDAVLPKEEGGGIIMSGRLATEVSKEPRIHLVGYGPSASTIGANRAGSAAARELVKTLGIEK; encoded by the coding sequence GGTATAAAACAAAAATTGCAGTTATTGGAGCCGGGCAAGCCGGACTTTCTACAGCATATCACCTCAAAAAAATGGGACTGGAAATCGGTCGGGATTTTATTATTTTAGATGCTGCACCTTCAGCTGGAGGTGCATGGCAATCCCGTTGGGACTCCCTGACCTTGAGTACAGTAAACCGCATTCATGATCTGCCGGGAATGTCATTTGAAGAAACTATTCAGGGAGATGAAAAGGAAGTCCGTGCTAATATTGCCGTTCCGCATTATTATGATTTGTATGAGAAAGAGTTTGGATTACAGGTCTATCGGCCCGTAAAGGTTGAAAAAGTGAGCCTGAACGGAGAACGGTTTTACATTGATACATCGTCTGTTTCCTTTTCTGCATTAGGCATCATTAATGCTACGGGAACCTGGGAAAATCCATACATCCCGGAATATCCGGGTGCTAAGCTTTTTAAGGGCGAACAGCTGCATACTCGGAATTTTAAAAATGCTGAATACTTCAGGGGAAAACACGTGATCATTGTCGGAGGTGGTATTTCTGCAATTCAATTGCTGGATCAGATTTCAAAAGTAACCACCACTACATGGGTTACACGAAGGCCTCCGGAGTTTCGTGAAGGACCGTTTGATGATATGGCCGGGAGTTTAGCCGTTGCGATGGTTGATAAAAGAGTGAGAAGCGGATTATTGCCAACATCTGTTGTTTCGGTAACGGGATTACCAGTTACTGATGAAATTAAAAATATGGAAAAAAGAGGTGTTCTCAAACGGTTTCCTATGTTCAGTGAGATTACGGAAGAAGGTGTTAAATGGGAAGACGGAAGACAGGAAAAAGCTGATGTCATTCTTTGGAATACGGGTTTCCGCTGGTCTCTGTCTCATTTAGATGCTGTTTTGCCTAAGGAAGAAGGTGGAGGTATCATCATGTCCGGCAGACTTGCCACTGAAGTTTCAAAAGAGCCGAGAATTCATTTGGTGGGTTATGGGCCTTCAGCTTCCACTATCGGAGCAAACAGAGCTGGAAGTGCTGCGGCAAGGGAATTGGTTAAGACTCTGGGAATTGAGAAGTAA